One Brassica napus cultivar Da-Ae chromosome C4, Da-Ae, whole genome shotgun sequence genomic region harbors:
- the LOC111197943 gene encoding inorganic phosphate transporter 1-4-like, which yields MAGDQLKVLNALDVAKTQWYHFTAIIIAGMGFFTDAYDLFCISLVTKLLGRIYYHVPGSAKPGTLPPNVAAAVNGVAFCGTLAGQLFFGWLGDKLGRKKVYGMTLMVMVLCSVASGLSFGHEPKTVMATLCFFRFWLGFGIGGDYPLSATIMSEYANKKTRGAFVSAVFAMQGFGIMAGGIFAIIISSAFEAKFPAPAYAEDALRSTIPQADLVWRIILMVGAIPAAMTYYSRSKMPETARYTALVAKDAKLAASDMSRVLQVEIEAEQEKVEEISNNKSKAFSLFSKEFMKRHGLHLLGTTSTWFLLDIAFYSQNLFQKDIFSAIGWIPPAQTMNAIQELFKIARAQTLIALCSTVPGYWFTVAFIDVIGRFAIQMIGFFFMTVFMFALAIPYNHWTHKENRIGFVIMYSLTFFFANFGPNATTFVVPAEIFPARFRSTCHGISAASGKLGAMVGAFGFLYLAQSPDKNKTDAGYPPGIGVRNSLLVLGVVNFLGILFTFLVPESKGKSLEEMSGENEDNENTTSDSRTVPIV from the coding sequence ATGGCTGGGGATCAGTTAAAAGTGTTGAATGCACTCGATGTAGCGAAGACGCAATGGTACCATTTTACAGCCATCATAATCGCCGGAATGGGATTCTTCACCGACGCTTACGATCTCTTCTGCATCTCTCTTGTCACCAAGCTCCTTGGCCGCATTTACTACCACGTCCCAGGCTCCGCAAAGCCCGGGACTCTCCCTCCCAACGTTGCTGCTGCCGTCAACGGTGTTGCCTTCTGTGGAACCCTAGCCGGTCAACTCTTTTTCGGGTGGCTTGGAGATAAGCTCGGGAGGAAGAAAGTTTATGGAATGACGTTGATGGTCATGGTCCTTTGCTCTGTCGCCTCTGGTCTCTCTTTCGGACACGAGCCAAAAACCGTGATGGCCACGCTATGTTTCTTTAGGTTTTGGCTAGGGTTTGGGATTGGTGGTGACTATCCTTTGTCCGCAACAATCATGTCTGAATACGCTAACAAAAAAACTCGTGGAGCGTTTGTTTCTGCCGTTTTCGCTATGCAAGGGTTTGGTATCATGGCTGGTGGCATCTTTGCTATAATTATCTCCTCTGCTTTTGAAGCTAAGTTCCCTGCCCCGGCCTATGCGGAAGATGCCTTGAGATCCACGATTCCTCAAGCAGATTTAGTATGGCGTATAATCTTGATGGTTGGTGCTATCCCTGCGGCCATGACGTATTACTCAAGGTCCAAGATGCCTGAAACCGCAAGATACACAGCTTTGGTTGCTAAGGACGCAAAGCTGGCTGCTTCAGACATGTCTAGGGTTCTGCAAGTGGAGATAGAGGCAGAACAGGAGAAAGTGGAAGAGATCTCAAATAATAAGTCCAAAGCCTTTTCCTTGTTTTCCAAGGAATTCATGAAACGCCATGGGCTTCATTTGCTAGGTACTACATCAACATGGTTCCTTCTCGACATCGCTTTCTACAGTCAAAACCTTTTCCAAAAGGATATTTTCAGCGCAATAGGGTGGATACCTCCGGCTCAAACTATGAACGCGATTCAAGAGCTTTTCAAGATCGCACGCGCGCAGACTCTCATTGCCTTGTGTAGCACGGTACCTGGTTACTGGTTCACAGTTGCTTTTATAGACGTCATTGGAAGGTTTGCGATTCAGATGATAGGATTCTTCTTCATGACGGTGTTTATGTTTGCTTTGGCTATTCCATACAACCACTGGACTCACAAGGAGAACCGAATTGGATTCGTTATCATGTACTCTTTGACGTTCTTTTTCGCTAACTTTGGACCCAATGCTACAACCTTTGTTGTACCAGCGGAGATCTTCCCAGCCAGGTTCAGATCCACCTGCCATGGTATCTCTGCTGCATCAGGTAAACTAGGTGCGATGGTTGGTGCGTTTGGGTTCTTGTACTTGGCTCAAAGCCCTGACAAGAACAAGACAGACGCAGGATACCCTCCAGGTATTGGAGTCAGAAACTCGCTTCTCGTGTTAGGTGTGGTTAACTTCTTGGGCATCCTCTTCACTTTCTTGGTACCTGAATCTAAAGGGAAGTCGCTCGAGGAAATGTCCGGTGAGAATGAAGACAATGAGAACACAACAAGTGATAGTAGAACGGTCCCCATTGTGTAG